The window TTATTATTTGTCGCCTTAAGCGTGGCATTGGCTTTTCAGCTCAGAATGGTATTGCCTTATACTAAAATATGGAAAAAAGAAGTACAAAAAGCTAAAGCTAAGCCCGAAGGCGAGGCACATCAACTTAAAATAATGGTCTCAAACGTTCTTACTCCTAATAAGCAGACGCAAGATTTGGTCGATCTGGTTAATCAAAGACAGCCTGATATTTTAATTACACTTGAGAGCGATCAAAAGTGGCAGGAGGCGCTTAGCCAAATTGAGCCAGATTACCCTCATACGGTTAAAATACCGCTAGATAACCTATATGGCATGCATCTGTATTCTAAACTTGAGCTGATAGACCCTATAGTTCATTATCTAATGATTGATGACATCCCCTCCATACATACTCAACTGCGTTTGCAAAGCGGTCGTATCATTTGGCTATATTGTCTGCATCCGATGCCACCCAGTCCGACAGAAGCGGATAAGTCGACCACCCGCGACGCTGAGCTACTTATGGTTGGAAAACATATCAAAGAGAATGATCAAACTGCGATATTGGCAGGAGATCTCAATGATGTGGCATGGTCAAAGACCACCCGCCGCTTTCAACGTATCTCAGGACTGCTAGATCCGCGCATCGGTCGACATTTTATCAATACCTTTCATGTCGATTATCCATTTTTGCGCTGGGCACTTGACCATCTCTTCCATAGTGCTTGTTTTACCGTCGTCAATATTGAGCGTTTGCCTTCTATTGGCTCTGATCATTTTCCGGTGTTGACAACCTTGCAGTATGAGCCAGAAGAAGCCGGTAAGCAGGAACAAAATGCGCCCACACCCGAATCTGAAGATATCAAAGAAGCAGAAAATAAAATCAAAGAAGGTAAGAAAGAGGGGCATGAGGTCTCAAAAGAACACACAGAAAACCAATAAAGATAGCGGCAATAATAGTGCCGAAAATGGTGATTAATATATATGGCAAGCTGGCGTAAAACCTGTAAGCAAATGCTTACGTCAAATAGGGTCTTTGGCGTCTAGTCGCAACGCATTGATTACCATACAATACCGTCATCAACACAAGGATAGGCAAGGATGCAGTGTTGAGGCAGTAGCAATACAAGCATAGGCCAAGCCAATGTCTTATAGGCTAGTGTTTACGACTTAGGATAAGTCACCAAGGAAGAGATTATAATAATAATATCACGAAGCGCCATAGCCCCGAACCCATTGCCCTAGGTTCGGGGCTTTTCTTTGTGTTTAAGTTATTGGTTGATAAGTTTAGTCACTAAATTTGTATGTCTGATACTCTCTTCAGCATTCAACTTGGAACATGACATATAACCGATCAAGAATAATGAACCAACTTTGAACTTGTTAGGGTAGCAGATATCTCTTAATATACTTGCTACTATAAGCCAGCTAACGTTTCAGCTCATTTTTACATGATAAAAAAGGGCACATGCGTTTGCATATGCCCTCATTAAATTACTACTTTAAACCAAATTAGTGTAGCGTTGTATATTCGCTATATTATTCAAGCACTTGAATATAAGCGCTGGCACGTAGCTCTTGCAACCAGTCTTCTTTGGCTTGCGGTGCTAAGCGTTGATATAGTGCTTGGCGTGCCATGTTGCGGCGATATTGATCGCTTACGTCATGCTGACGCTTACCTTCTAGTTTAAGAATATGCCAGCCAAACTGAGTTTTAAAGGGTGCAGAATAGTCACCGACAGCAGTGTTTTTCATGACCGCCTCAAATGGGCCAATCATATCTCCTTCGCTAACCCAATCAAGATCACCACCACGTCCAGCAGAACCTGGATCGTCCGAGTAAGTTGCTGCTAGACCGGAAAAATCTGCGCCTTTACGTAGCTGATCGTATAAGTCGTTGGCCTTTTGCTCAGCAAGCGCGTTTGTTTGTAACTCATCGACCTTAACTAAAATATGGCGAGTGTGCCATTGCGGTATAATCATCGTATCGCTGGCTTTTTTATTAGCAAGCTTAATGATGTCAATACCTTCAGGAGTGACTAACGGCTCGCTAACCGCACCCACATCAAGCTTGGTGATTTCGCTTGATAACTCTGTAGGTAGGGCGGCGGCTTTATGAAAGCCCATATCGCCACC of the Psychrobacter sp. LV10R520-6 genome contains:
- a CDS encoding endonuclease/exonuclease/phosphatase family protein yields the protein MDFSPLYYGVQLLAGLIAFITIWGWLPLDNWWVRSVDFPRIQILVLGIIAWLSMLIFWSQWQFGQWLLFVALSVALAFQLRMVLPYTKIWKKEVQKAKAKPEGEAHQLKIMVSNVLTPNKQTQDLVDLVNQRQPDILITLESDQKWQEALSQIEPDYPHTVKIPLDNLYGMHLYSKLELIDPIVHYLMIDDIPSIHTQLRLQSGRIIWLYCLHPMPPSPTEADKSTTRDAELLMVGKHIKENDQTAILAGDLNDVAWSKTTRRFQRISGLLDPRIGRHFINTFHVDYPFLRWALDHLFHSACFTVVNIERLPSIGSDHFPVLTTLQYEPEEAGKQEQNAPTPESEDIKEAENKIKEGKKEGHEVSKEHTENQ